The following are from one region of the Ketobacter sp. MCCC 1A13808 genome:
- the ndk gene encoding nucleoside-diphosphate kinase, giving the protein MAVERTLSIIKPDAVGKNVIGEIITRFEKTGLSVVAAKLVQLSDQVAGGFYAEHKERPFYKDLVAFMTSGPVLVQVLEGENAVALNRELMGATNPSEAAAGTIRADFAQTIDENAVHGSDSTTSAAREIGYFFAESELCERTR; this is encoded by the coding sequence ATGGCGGTAGAACGCACTTTATCCATCATTAAGCCTGATGCTGTTGGTAAAAATGTGATTGGTGAAATTATCACCCGATTTGAGAAAACCGGACTGAGCGTGGTTGCGGCCAAGCTGGTTCAGTTGTCGGACCAGGTAGCCGGTGGATTTTACGCGGAACATAAAGAGCGGCCTTTTTATAAAGATCTGGTTGCGTTTATGACTTCCGGCCCGGTGTTGGTTCAAGTGCTGGAAGGTGAGAATGCAGTTGCACTTAACCGTGAACTGATGGGTGCCACCAACCCTTCTGAAGCCGCAGCCGGAACTATCCGTGCTGATTTCGCTCAAACCATCGATGAAAATGCGGTTCACGGTTCTGACTCCACCACTTCCGCTGCCCGTGAAATCGGTTATTTCTTTGCAGAAAGCGAGTTGTGCGAGCGTACACGCTAA